The window TTGtagaggaaaaatagaaaaaagatgTATCTTTGTGTGGCAGCTTTCACACTGAGTAACTCAACCTGCGAAATGCGAATATGACgctcttttattttataatattgtCAACTATACTTATTTACATTGTGATTTATAAATTGAGGTAGTGAAGAAGTGTGACCTACAAAGAAGAAATTCtagaaaattataaataaaactgAATTCTCTTTATCCTTAAACGTACACCcctaaaagggaaaaagaagagaagaattcGTCTTAGAACAAAGGCTAAATGGCTCAAGCATAACACCACTGAATCAGTAATATGTAGAGTATCCAGATGCTTCTGTTACTTTGTATTTAAAGGCATTAGTTTACTGTAAACACAAAATTAGTCGATGATTTTACTTAAATAAAGATTGGTCTGTacgttaataaaaaaaaaaaaaaatcacagtAGATTGGAAGTCTTCCTAGACTACCACTTAAGCGCTAAAATTTCTAATAACGAAAATATTGGATCTTACACTTCCTTTCCTCTTTTGGGACGTGAAGACAAAAAAAAATGCAAGCTCATATTCTTGTAAAGACAAAATGCCACCAAATCTTGGTGCTGCTACAGAAAGAAATGAAGATAACTGAAGAGGCAATGGACGTGCGTTTTCTTGCAGAAAATCAGTGTGTATTGGCCAAAGCACAGCTGTCTGTGACCACATTCCCTTCATTGGTGCCTGTGCTCAATTTGTTTGTTCTAGTTTGAATTTCAAAGAACCAAACCGTCTAACATATGGTTTgtaatttattaaaaatttcaTGTACTCTGCACCTTTAGCTGTGTCATATAAACACATTCTAGTGGTTATATAGTGGATTGACTCGCATAGCATTTGATTTCTCAGAAGGAGCTAAGCAGATAaaaattcaagatttaaaatacAAATAAGTGtttggattttattaattaaaatccGCCACGGAGACTCCCTTCTATGAGGGGTGTCATCCTGACTGTTTCGACTAAAAATTTTACTAtaaatatgcaaaaaataaataaatcaaaaacAATATGCACACATACAATAGGTCAACATTGCTTTAAAATAATGGTAAATAAAAATTAACTTAGTACACGAAGAAAAGTCTCGCAATCTCCACAAGTCCAATCAAAACCAAATACAAGTTGAGTTgtaatactccctccggtccataataagtgaccaatttgctttgaGCACActcattaagaaaatactaaattctagacgAAAATAGTTAGTGTGATTAAACTACCCGTCATTAAATGTTGCACCATAGTTATAGTAGCACTTACTTCTCTTCTCaaatgtgaggagtaaatgacTTTTTAGCAATACGAAcgtaagggtaattttggaaaaacaaattaaattttttcttgattatataaatggatatttattttggaccaaaataaaaaagcaaattggTTATTTATTGTGGACCGGAGTAATAAACTAACACCGTTTGCGCTAGATTACGCCATTGATGGCACGTGTTTCCCATTTTACTTATATGAGCCATTGTCAAGGAATATAAAACagaaaaataaattaagataAAAACAAAACAGTCCGAGACTCCTCTCTTGTAACGGGGCTACAAATACCCATGTTGTGTCTTTCTACTATTATATTGCTTAAAGTTCTGAGCTTCCTAAGAAACATTTCTTCTCTGCCAAATTCTGTACGAGAAGTGAAGAGAGTTGAAAGACAAAATGAAGAGGATTTTCGTAGCTTTTATGTTGGTGTTTGCTCTTCTTTTGACATCCTCCTTTCTTGAAACCGCAACGGCCAAATCAGGTAAATTAGCTTAACATTGGTGGCATTCATTCTAGCAAAACTGCTCAATAGAAAAGAGCATCCAATGCATCTATGTACGCAGTCCAAATAAGTCGACGTATGttcattttatttttacataatGTTGTATTTTTGTAAGATGTTGTTTGCAGGATTTCAACTATGATCTTCTCGTCACAGGATAATAACCCTTGTCGTTGCGCTAAAACTCTTTCTCTACCAAAACATCTAACTGACTGCATGAAATTTACAAggatttaaattatatacattgtataaataatttttatactcAACTAACTCAAGTGCATTTAACCTGTCGCTTCAGCAGGTAAACTGTCTTATTTTTCGAGTTACTAATCTTACTTTTATAGATAATTGCATGTAATTATCTTTCAAGTGACCTAATAGTGTAAAATACTTTTATACGGTCAGTTTATAGAAGTTAAACTCAATTTACTATGGACATGGTGCAGTGTACTGTGCCCGCAAATGCAAGGCTCGGTGTTCCAAGGCAGGAGTGAAGGATCGATGTGTGAAATACTGCGAGTTGTGCTGTGCAAAGTGCAAATGTGTTCCTACTGGGACTTATGGCAACAAGCATCAGTGCCCTTGTTATAGGGACATGAAAAACTTTAAGGGAAAGCCTAAATGTCCTTAAAAATAAAACCAGATTTCTTCTCCTGCTTGTGTACCTAAAAGTATTTTTACTAGTATTTAGTTCGAGTAACAAGACTTTTTTGTGTTTGTTAAACTTCCTGAATAAATGAGCTCCTCTAGGACCTGTTAATGTTTGTGACCTCTATTAATGTTACCAAATCTTGTGTGGGAATTGagaaattataatattaaatccTGCCATTTTTATTAAATGCTTGCTACTGATTAATTAGACTCCATAGAAAAGAGAACATGGAGAATTAAAAACACTATCTAGAAAGCCCCACGAATGACTTCAAGCAAAAATGTCAAAACAAGATTCAGTTACGCGGTTAAAATATGCTATAACATGTATcatcttcttgatattctattAAATAGGTTAATGGAAAGATGATTGCTAAGATTTAGGCTTTAAACATCCTAGATACCAGCATTATACCATTTAATCCAATTAAATGGTAAAGGCCTGTCCAGACATCTAAGTGTGGTTAATTTCACATATGGTCACCGAATTTTTCCCACCATAACAATAAAGCCAATACTATTTTTGCAACACCCGACATACTCCTCTGGAAaggagaaaagggaaagaaaagaaaaatttgaaACGTATTTATTCTCCAATTATAAAAGAGTATGTACAGTGTATCCTGAAAATCTTAGCACTAGTTCAAAGCTCTAAAATACTTTGTACATCAAATAACATATTTTACATGCTTATCAACAGTGTCCAGACAGGCATTGTAAATAAAAGTCAGACAATAATAGGTCTGTCTGAGTGTTCCATCAAATACTTACACAACCGCGTACCATTTGCATAAACATATTTCACCCAATACATTGATCTACGCATTTATAAATGTCAAGCAAGCAAATACGTCTCACGGATTCGGCCAGAGTCAAACAAGAGAAGAGCGCTCCATCTACTTGCTTATTGATACCTCTCAGCCTTTTTGGCTAAAAACAGGTGTCAATCAACTTGCTTATTGCTGGAACTTTTGCTCACTTGGCAAGGACAACAGTTCAGTAAGCTCCACACGATATTCTAGCCCTCTAAGGTAGTGCCCAAGCAGCATGCACCTGATGAAAttatcaagaaaaaaaaagaagacaaagttACTGTCTTTAAATACCAAATAGTAAAATTCAGCATTCAGCTCAAAGGCAGAAATCCAGGGCTTTTCAGAATATTGTGAAATACTAATAATATTTTGATATCATGAAGCAACACAGCAGCACATATAGACAGTTAACAGACGGGCCAGTACATGAGTAACAGACGCCAACATTACATGATCATACGAGCACATACTGATAGTTAACGAACTGAACATTAGAAGAGTAACAGAAAGCCCAAGATTGACAGGCAAACACCTGATCAAAGCAGCAAGAGCAAGACTGAAAGAGAATGGGAAAACAGAACAGATGTTGCAGCTACACTAATACAATTGGAGCAAGCAAGAGCATTTGATTCCAACTTGTACATGAAACTTCTTTATTTTAACCCTTACAGGATTCCCCCAAGTACGACACAGTAAGTGCAAACTGGCTATAATTGTATCCAGAAACTACTCGTCGTTTTCAAGAACCAATATACCTACATATCTATAAACTTAAGTTCCTAATTTGTTCGTATAGAAGTCTAGTCAAATTAAAGACAAATTTCTCAAGACCCCAGTCGTACAACTAGAAAACTAATATATTTGCAAATATAAGATCATTAAGAAAGTATTCTCACCAAAACAACAGACGAGCCAAATAATCTCGAGTCAATGATATCTGAGGCTGGAAGTGAATAGATGTGTTCTCGACAAGATCGATGGAATCTTCAGCTCCAACATTTACAGTTCCCGCAGACGTATTATCTGATAAATCAGAGGCCTTAGAATGCATTCTAGGGGATAGAGTTGCGAGTAGTCCATGGACTACTGAATGGATGGTCTCCTTTACTTCCAAGGATGTTGGTTCTGATAGCTCAGCAACCTGCTCGCATTGATGTGGCAGTAAGCAAAGCAAAGACAATGGGAAGACAATAAGATAGGAATATAGGAAGATAAAAGTTTCCCAACTTCCAATTCTGAAAGGAATGAAAAGCTAGAGGACATATTAAGACAGCAAAAATTATAGAGTAAGTCAAGTTTACACACAACTACTACTAACGGGATAACAAGCTTCAAGGTTGACTTGGTAGCAAAATCAATTAACACCATAGGAAAGAAAATCCTCCCTACCCCCAATAATGAAACTATGCAAAAGAAAAGGAGGGAGAGAAACGCCCCTAGGGCTTTAGACCAGTGATAAAAGTGCATTGTGTGATGTGTGGGTTAGCTGACGGGTCGGAACCCTAACGCAGAAAAAAAAAACCTGACTTTTAAGTGGAAAAGGTAGAGGGGCAGGCCCATTATGCACCAAGTTTCGAACCATGAGGCACTGTTCCTCGGGGATTTCTTGGATATCCAAAAAAAGGAGAGAAGCATCTATTTCTATTCTTGGTATGAATAAAAGAGGTGTGCAAGTCTTTGTTCTTTCTCTGAATAGAAAAGAAGAATTTGAATAGGTGTTATTTCACTTTATTACCAAACGTATATTCTCTACTTTGTCCGTAATTCTATGGTCTCTTTTGGAGAAAGAGAAAGTTCAACCTAAAAGGCCCTCTCTCACTATGAAACTCAAGGAAAAGGAAAGTTGACATGTTATACAGAAAGAGAGCCATTTACCTTCTCCGGCTGCAATGATCTTAAGTAGTCCAACAACTCATTCTTTTCCTCACCCACAAATTGTTGCATCTGAAGAGCTGCACTTTTCCTCTTAACTTCATGGAGTTCCTTCCATACACAAAAACAACAGACAGGTCAATTTAATGTTCAAACAACATGAAGCAAGAAATACAAAAGTAACTAGAAAGCAAATCCGGCAGTTGAGTCGACATGGCACATAGTTCGTCTCAAAACATCCTATCAGCTACAACATTTAGTAACCCTTCCCCCTCCGCTAATGCCAAATTAAAACCTCAACAAAGGTGAATTGGTATTGGGGAAGCTGTAGAACTGTAGTAGGCAAGTCAGCAGTACAAATGAATTATTCTTCTCACTTGTACTTTATCAGTATCACAAACCATATTCATACAAGCTAATAATCAAATACTCTGAAGATGGGAAATCCAGACCACCCAACaagtaaaaaacaaaaattacaaaagagTATCAAAATGCTAATTCCCCTTTTTCTTTAAGATGCCAGGTGAGACTCTAGGTCCAATATGTTATATAGAAAAAAGTCTTGAAATGCTAAGTCCTTTAATAAAAGGTACATCCTACAATTAAAGGGGACTAAATCATTAATATAAGGTGTATACACTGCAGTGCTGATTCTACCTTTTGGTAAGATGCTAGGCGAGTCCGTAGGTCTAATATGTATTGCTGAGCTTCAGGGGTCATTTTACCAACGTCTGGAATATCAGGTGAAAGTTCACTCTTTCCTTCTGATGTTGGTCGGTTATGTTCCAAGTTTTGGCTCGAAACATTTTCATTCAGCAAGGTCTCATCTCCAACTTTGGAATCAACATGCTTTTGTCTATCAATATTTCTATCATATATTTCAAGGTTCTTTTCAAGACAAAGCCTGTACTCGGCATTTCGTAGTGTATACCTGCAATATTACAATGGAGTGCACTTTATGCTACACCTTCAAatacaagcaacaacaacaacaacaacaacaacccccaGTAAAATCCCACCACCTTCAAATACAAGCATCAAGTAGAATGAGCAACAGAAGCAATTTAAGCTCCTCTTTGCCAgaattttgtaaaaatagttCATATCTTCGATCTTTCGCTACTCCCCTTCCCATGTCTCAATGAAATTAAAAACATCATACTCCCATTATTCTTTCAGGTTTTGTATTAAAGTCAAGCAGAGAGTGAACACTAAAAACAGTGAGAATTTGATGTAAATGACAGCcatattttgaaatatttcatcCCTTCGCTCATTTCTTTCTGTTCATCTTTTTTCAATTTATAGTGGGTTAGGGATGGAGGAGAATGTTTTACATGGAAAATATCTTCTGAAGAAATGTTTTACCTTGTAAAATCATTTTCTAGACCATTTTCCAATATATAAAAGTTGGTGGCATATGATAATTGTCCAAGGCGTAGAACAAGGTATTCAATAGGCATCCAAGGGGTGTAAATGAGTACAAAAAGCACATAGCTCCTGTACATTACTTTTACGCCTATCTAAGACTCAAGGACCAAAAACTTCTTTCCTCTACGTTTCTTTTGATCTCTAAAACTAAATCCTGCTAAGCATAAGCATGATGAGGTTGTGGGCACGAGGTGATCATGTAAAAAATAAACCATACCCAGTCATCATTGAGGAGATCAAAAGCTTGGAGATTGGTTCCCACAAAGcttcaattagaacttgaaaCTGGTCAGATGGAAGCAAGCCCAACATGCCTGATATAGTTCTTTTCATTGCATCAATGGTTGTGGGCGGTACATCTTTTTGAATAAGGCTGACGTCCAAAGGCTCTATCTCTTGGATCAAATTTGAGAGGACTGATTTCTggaaagaaataaagaagcaaaaagggaaaaaaaagagcAATCTTTAATCAAGTTCATCATTATGCTAATATTTCCTATGGCACTATTCCAAAGGTTGTTTATTTGTGAATGAATAACTATCACTTGCGCAACATACAAAAGTGACAGCGAGCAAATCATATTTTTAACTCAAGTCTCAATAACGAGAATACTTGTTTTtctatagatataaatataaataaagccTCAAAGATTTTGCAGTACATCAAGTAATGGACTAAAAGAACATAAATGCAACTCAAATCAATATGTGATATACATGCCAATATGATAATATAAGTATCCTTCCATGTTTTAAGAACAATGTCAAACCTCTGTAGTTAGTGACCTCGAATATTATCAAACATTTTCATTCCCATAGTAAATTACAGGATAGACGATCATACGCATCCCTGAATCAACACAAGGATCAGCTATCGTAAGCATCAATACTACATCATTGGAATGAGTAAAACTCTAAAGCCAAATTATTTTGTCTCTTTACTTAAAAGTTAAAACTCATCTCCCAGACGACCACAGCGTGTCCCAAATTTAAAGACTACAAATGCAACTCTAACAGATATACAcgttcttttaaaaaaaatcaatgtgtatatatatagtatcCAAGTTCGCCAGTCAGTGCCTTATGTGCACAAATCAAAATCTAATTAACATAAATTGGAAATTACTTTCCATATATAGAGACATATAAGGCAAGTTAATTTACGTTTATCAGCAAAACAGTACCCCAAACTACTATGAACTGTAGCATA of the Nicotiana tabacum cultivar K326 chromosome 7, ASM71507v2, whole genome shotgun sequence genome contains:
- the LOC107818014 gene encoding uncharacterized protein LOC107818014, with protein sequence MATFSFSLSTSPLPLKRLSFSSLPTFRSIKIPNKTSTLRTASIFASSASSFDGFSASNQNSRSKKSVLSNLIQEIEPLDVSLIQKDVPPTTIDAMKRTISGMLGLLPSDQFQVLIEALWEPISKLLISSMMTGYTLRNAEYRLCLEKNLEIYDRNIDRQKHVDSKVGDETLLNENVSSQNLEHNRPTSEGKSELSPDIPDVGKMTPEAQQYILDLRTRLASYQKELHEVKRKSAALQMQQFVGEEKNELLDYLRSLQPEKVAELSEPTSLEVKETIHSVVHGLLATLSPRMHSKASDLSDNTSAGTVNVGAEDSIDLVENTSIHFQPQISLTRDYLARLLFWCMLLGHYLRGLEYRVELTELLSLPSEQKFQQ